The following are encoded in a window of Alphaproteobacteria bacterium genomic DNA:
- a CDS encoding UDP-N-acetylmuramoyl-L-alanyl-D-glutamate--2,6-diaminopimelate ligase, which translates to MRLSLLLDPEIELLNAAGLDPAIAGVTADSRAVTKGFLFAALSGAKQDGRAYVGDALRKGAAAILAAPGLDLPAGIPYLAAKNPRRAFARTAARFYAAQPATIVAVTGTSGKTSVAAFARQIWAILGRKAASMGTLGIVGPDFERYGSLTTPDPAALHKDMAELALAGIDNVALEASSHGIDQHRLDGVTLKAAAFTNLSRDHLDYHGDMASYLAAKRRLFDTLLPRGAVAVLNADIPEYAQLRAACDARDLRVVTYGRHGKELRLISATPLPQGQAIEIEAYGVKQSFVLPLAGAFQAMNALAALGLVVGTGAAPHEALQALTKLQGVPGRLERAGVRKNGAAIYVDYAHKPGALATVLEALRPHVTGKLHVVVGCGGDRDAGKRPMMGKIAVENADRVIVTDDNPRSEDPAAIRAAVLAQAPGAIEIAPREIAIRDAVAALEAGDVLAICGKGHETGQIVGDKVLPFDDRDEARKAIALADGVAA; encoded by the coding sequence ATGCGCTTGAGCCTGCTTCTCGACCCCGAGATCGAACTGCTGAACGCCGCCGGGCTTGACCCCGCGATCGCGGGCGTGACGGCGGATTCGCGCGCGGTGACGAAGGGCTTTCTGTTCGCCGCGTTGTCGGGCGCGAAGCAGGATGGCCGCGCCTATGTGGGCGATGCCTTACGTAAGGGTGCCGCCGCGATCCTCGCCGCACCCGGCCTGGATCTTCCTGCCGGCATTCCCTATCTCGCCGCCAAAAATCCGCGCCGCGCCTTCGCGCGCACGGCCGCGCGCTTCTACGCCGCCCAGCCCGCGACGATCGTCGCGGTCACGGGAACGAGCGGCAAAACCTCGGTCGCCGCCTTCGCGCGCCAGATCTGGGCGATCCTGGGCCGCAAAGCCGCGAGCATGGGCACGCTCGGCATCGTCGGGCCGGATTTCGAGCGCTACGGCTCGCTGACCACGCCCGATCCGGCGGCGCTGCACAAGGATATGGCCGAGCTTGCGCTTGCGGGCATCGACAACGTGGCGCTCGAAGCGTCGAGCCACGGCATCGATCAGCATCGCCTCGACGGCGTCACGCTGAAGGCCGCCGCCTTCACGAATTTGAGCCGCGACCATCTCGACTATCACGGCGATATGGCGAGCTATCTCGCCGCCAAGCGGCGTTTGTTCGATACGCTGCTGCCGCGCGGCGCCGTCGCCGTGCTGAACGCCGACATTCCCGAATACGCGCAGTTGCGCGCCGCGTGCGACGCGCGCGATCTGCGCGTCGTCACCTATGGCCGCCACGGCAAGGAACTGCGGCTGATTTCGGCGACGCCGCTGCCGCAAGGCCAGGCGATCGAAATCGAAGCCTACGGCGTGAAGCAAAGCTTCGTGCTGCCGCTGGCCGGCGCGTTCCAGGCGATGAACGCGCTCGCCGCACTCGGTCTCGTCGTCGGCACCGGCGCCGCGCCGCATGAAGCCTTGCAGGCGCTGACCAAGCTGCAAGGCGTGCCCGGCCGTTTGGAACGCGCGGGCGTGCGCAAGAACGGTGCTGCAATCTATGTCGATTACGCGCATAAGCCCGGCGCGCTCGCGACCGTGCTGGAAGCGTTGCGCCCGCATGTGACCGGCAAGCTTCATGTCGTCGTCGGCTGCGGCGGCGATCGCGATGCGGGCAAACGCCCGATGATGGGCAAGATCGCGGTCGAGAATGCCGATCGCGTGATCGTCACCGACGACAATCCGCGCTCCGAAGATCCCGCCGCGATCCGCGCCGCCGTGTTGGCGCAAGCGCCCGGCGCGATCGAAATCGCCCCGCGCGAAATCGCGATCCGCGATGCTGTCGCCGCGCTGGAAGCAGGCGACGTGCTGGCGATTTGCGGCAAGGGCCACGAGACCGGCC
- a CDS encoding penicillin-binding protein 2: MATNFLDIVRGFPARLRVESAAKQSMETARHRLVIGGILFAVCFAVVGVRLVDVTLLSEAREPRAARAPATGPLELARADIVDRNGVLLATSLATQSLYANPQMIANAADAARRLAATLPGIDEKQLRDRLSGENRSFVWIRRNLTPRQQFEVNRLGIPGLFFQREERRVYPHGNLTSHVVGFSDVDNRGLAGVEQSFDERLKTSNEPLRLSIDVRVQHAVREELQHTIQNFNAIGGMSVMMDVTTGEVISMVSLPDFDSNAPGLADADARFNRNTLGAYEMGSTFKMFTVAMGFDYGVLRMTDSFDASRPYQIGRFTISDFKGKNRWLTTPEVFIYSSNLGALRMSLQVGPTRQREFLDRLGFLKPSPIELPEIGHPLIPRPWREINMLTISFGHGISVSPMQLVAAGAAAVDGGIYRAPTILARDDATAVQGERVMSQRASDMLNQLLRFNAEKGSGRTAEVPGYFVGGKTGTAEKVQANGGYKKNARISSFFGSFPAHKPRYVLLVMVDEPQGRRDTGGYATGGVVSAPTAGRIIARVAPILGVAPTEDLPVDLTKPLLAAANLR, from the coding sequence ATGGCGACGAACTTCCTCGACATCGTGCGCGGCTTCCCCGCCCGTCTGCGGGTGGAAAGTGCGGCCAAGCAATCGATGGAGACGGCGCGCCATCGCCTCGTCATCGGCGGCATCCTGTTCGCCGTGTGCTTCGCGGTGGTCGGCGTGCGCCTCGTCGACGTGACGCTGCTATCCGAAGCGCGCGAACCGCGCGCGGCGCGGGCACCCGCCACCGGACCGCTGGAACTCGCGCGCGCCGACATCGTCGACCGCAACGGCGTGCTGCTGGCGACGTCGCTGGCGACGCAATCGCTCTACGCCAATCCGCAGATGATCGCGAACGCGGCCGATGCGGCGCGGCGCCTTGCCGCGACGCTGCCGGGGATCGACGAGAAGCAATTGCGCGACCGCCTGTCCGGCGAGAACCGCTCCTTCGTGTGGATCCGCCGCAACCTCACGCCGCGCCAGCAATTCGAAGTCAACCGCCTGGGCATTCCGGGCCTGTTCTTCCAGCGCGAGGAACGCCGCGTCTATCCGCACGGCAATCTCACCTCGCATGTCGTCGGCTTCTCCGACGTCGACAATCGCGGCTTGGCGGGCGTCGAGCAAAGCTTCGACGAGCGCCTGAAAACCTCGAACGAGCCGTTGCGCCTGTCGATCGACGTGCGCGTGCAGCACGCCGTGCGCGAGGAATTGCAGCACACGATCCAGAACTTCAACGCCATCGGCGGCATGTCGGTGATGATGGACGTGACGACCGGCGAAGTCATCTCGATGGTCTCGCTGCCCGATTTCGATTCCAACGCGCCGGGCCTGGCCGACGCCGATGCGCGGTTCAACCGCAACACGCTCGGCGCCTACGAGATGGGCTCGACGTTCAAGATGTTCACGGTCGCGATGGGCTTCGATTACGGCGTCCTGCGCATGACCGATTCCTTCGACGCCAGCCGCCCCTATCAGATCGGCCGATTCACGATCTCCGACTTCAAGGGCAAGAATCGCTGGCTGACGACGCCCGAGGTTTTCATCTATTCGTCCAACCTCGGCGCGCTGCGCATGTCGCTGCAAGTGGGCCCGACGCGCCAGCGCGAATTCCTCGACCGGCTCGGCTTCCTCAAGCCCTCGCCCATCGAATTGCCGGAAATCGGCCATCCGCTGATCCCGCGCCCGTGGCGCGAGATCAACATGCTGACGATTTCCTTCGGCCACGGCATTTCGGTATCGCCCATGCAGCTGGTCGCGGCGGGTGCGGCCGCGGTCGATGGCGGCATCTATCGCGCCCCCACCATTTTGGCGCGCGACGACGCGACCGCCGTGCAGGGCGAACGCGTGATGAGCCAGCGCGCGTCGGACATGCTCAACCAATTGCTGCGCTTCAACGCCGAAAAGGGTTCCGGCAGGACCGCCGAAGTGCCGGGCTATTTCGTCGGCGGCAAGACGGGCACGGCCGAAAAGGTCCAGGCCAATGGCGGCTACAAGAAGAACGCACGTATCTCGTCGTTCTTCGGGTCCTTCCCGGCGCATAAGCCGCGCTACGTGCTGCTGGTGATGGTCGACGAGCCGCAGGGCCGTCGCGACACCGGCGGCTACGCGACCGGCGGCGTCGTTTCGGCGCCCACGGCCGGGCGCATCATCGCGCGCGTCGCCCCGATCCTGGGCGTGGCGCCGACCGAGGATCTTCCCGTCGATCTCACCAAGCCGCTGCTCGCCGCAGCCAATCTCCGGTAG
- the rsmH gene encoding 16S rRNA (cytosine(1402)-N(4))-methyltransferase RsmH: MTQPQIHVPVMLAEVLAALAIKNGGVYLDGTFGAGGYSTAILDAADCKLVAFDRDPEAIARGAPLKAKYGERLTLVEGRFGEMDKLSPERDLDGIALDLGVSSPQIDDAARGFSFRADGPLDMRMEKAGLSAADIVNDWPERDLADAIHELGDERHARRVAKNIVKARGLKRIERTSELAEIVRSCVPRSKDGIDPATRTFQALRMAANDELGELARGLAAAERLLKPGGRLAVVSFHSLEDRAVKRFLKRRAGNEDRGSRHLPSRGVERAPSFKLVERKGVKPSEAETARNPRARSAMLRVAERTNAPAWGEAA, encoded by the coding sequence ATGACGCAGCCGCAAATCCACGTGCCCGTGATGCTCGCCGAGGTGTTGGCCGCCTTGGCGATCAAGAACGGCGGCGTCTATCTCGACGGCACGTTCGGCGCCGGCGGCTATTCGACCGCGATCCTCGACGCCGCCGATTGCAAGCTCGTCGCCTTCGATCGCGATCCCGAAGCGATCGCGCGCGGCGCGCCGTTGAAGGCGAAGTACGGCGAACGGCTCACGCTGGTCGAAGGCCGCTTCGGCGAGATGGACAAGCTGTCGCCCGAACGCGACCTCGACGGCATCGCGCTGGATCTGGGCGTGTCCTCGCCGCAGATCGACGACGCGGCGCGCGGCTTTTCCTTCCGCGCCGACGGGCCGCTCGACATGCGCATGGAAAAAGCCGGCCTGTCGGCGGCGGACATCGTCAACGACTGGCCCGAGCGCGATTTGGCCGACGCGATCCACGAATTGGGCGACGAACGCCACGCGCGGCGCGTCGCCAAGAACATCGTCAAGGCGCGTGGCCTGAAGCGGATCGAGCGCACGTCGGAACTCGCCGAGATCGTGCGGTCTTGCGTGCCGCGCTCGAAGGACGGCATCGATCCCGCGACGCGCACGTTCCAAGCTTTGCGCATGGCGGCGAACGACGAATTGGGCGAACTCGCGCGCGGCCTCGCCGCCGCCGAGCGTTTGCTGAAACCCGGCGGACGCCTCGCGGTCGTGTCCTTCCATTCGCTGGAAGACCGCGCGGTCAAACGCTTCCTGAAGCGCCGCGCCGGCAACGAAGATCGCGGCTCGCGCCATCTGCCGTCGCGCGGGGTGGAGCGTGCGCCGTCGTTCAAGCTGGTCGAACGTAAAGGCGTGAAGCCGAGCGAGGCCGAGACCGCGCGCAATCCGCGCGCGCGCTCCGCCATGTTGCGCGTCGCCGAACGCACGAACGCGCCCGCCTGGGGTGAAGCCGCATGA
- a CDS encoding division/cell wall cluster transcriptional repressor MraZ produces the protein MAKSAFISTYTFKIDRKGRVSVPADFRAVMSAKGEEGLNVLPLSGLKAVRAIGADVLAKIGQNADPLAAFRPSSLDHAAILAADLVALQIDSEGRVGLPEALIAHCALGETAVFAGRIQFFEIWNPEAFAADQAEKRRAILGGGPA, from the coding sequence ATGGCCAAATCCGCGTTCATTTCGACCTATACGTTCAAGATCGATCGGAAGGGGCGCGTCTCCGTTCCGGCCGATTTCCGTGCCGTCATGTCTGCAAAAGGCGAAGAAGGTCTCAATGTGCTGCCGCTTTCCGGCCTGAAAGCGGTGCGCGCAATCGGTGCCGACGTCCTCGCCAAAATCGGCCAAAACGCGGATCCGCTCGCGGCGTTTCGTCCCTCGTCCCTGGACCATGCCGCGATTCTGGCCGCCGATTTGGTCGCCTTGCAGATCGATTCCGAAGGCCGTGTCGGCCTTCCCGAAGCGCTGATCGCGCATTGCGCGCTCGGCGAAACCGCCGTGTTCGCCGGCCGCATCCAATTCTTCGAAATCTGGAATCCCGAGGCCTTCGCCGCCGACCAAGCGGAAAAGCGCCGCGCGATTTTGGGCGGCGGACCGGCATGA
- a CDS encoding type II toxin-antitoxin system HicB family antitoxin, producing the protein MNATKAYIAIIEGGDTPGYSVFFPDLPGCASGGDTIDEAIGNAHEALNLHLSGMAADNDPIPEPSPFEDIEVDPEVREVARVLIPAEISGRTVRLNISLDEGIVALADRKATARGYTRSGYIAALIRDDATRSARHSAPAAKSKAKPKRRRAG; encoded by the coding sequence ATGAATGCGACGAAAGCCTATATCGCGATTATCGAAGGCGGCGACACGCCGGGTTACAGCGTGTTTTTCCCGGACCTGCCCGGCTGCGCAAGCGGCGGCGACACGATCGACGAAGCGATCGGCAACGCGCATGAAGCGTTGAATCTGCATCTCTCGGGCATGGCGGCGGATAACGACCCCATTCCCGAACCGTCGCCTTTCGAAGACATCGAGGTCGATCCCGAAGTGCGGGAAGTCGCGCGCGTGTTGATCCCCGCCGAGATTTCCGGCCGCACGGTGCGGCTCAATATCAGTCTCGACGAAGGGATCGTGGCGCTGGCCGACCGTAAGGCGACGGCGCGCGGTTATACGCGCTCGGGCTATATCGCCGCGTTGATCCGCGACGACGCGACGCGCTCGGCGCGCCACTCCGCTCCCGCCGCGAAATCCAAAGCCAAGCCCAAGCGCCGTCGCGCGGGTTGA
- a CDS encoding type II toxin-antitoxin system HicA family toxin: MPPSSKEVIRALTDDGWFQVGQTGSHAQFKHPTKPGKVTVKHPDKDIRIGTLKSIERQAGLKLR; the protein is encoded by the coding sequence ATGCCCCCTTCCAGCAAAGAGGTTATCCGCGCCCTGACGGACGACGGATGGTTCCAAGTCGGTCAAACCGGCAGCCACGCCCAATTCAAGCATCCGACGAAGCCGGGCAAGGTGACGGTCAAACATCCGGATAAGGATATCCGGATCGGCACGCTCAAAAGCATCGAGCGTCAAGCGGGATTGAAGTTACGCTGA
- a CDS encoding aromatic ring-hydroxylating dioxygenase subunit alpha, with protein sequence MNLTDIPALRRYWYPLCQDSDLDKGPLAQRLLGVDLVLWKSDDGKPNAVRDRCPHRTAKLSRGFVENGAIVCGYHGWAFEGSGKCVKIPQRADPAATGKMRVDAFHAQTYGGHVWVALETPVEDIPVFAEDGDPSWRRIPEFVENWACSALRVMENEFDNAHIEYVHQATFGNTRDPIPAENEIEEFAGGFVARAVVRAANRKIGADYTGATGELTTRTTVHRYWFPFLRKLELTFPNGLCHRIVTATVPVDDAHTRLVQWVYRNDTDADVPAEKAIAFDRAVTLEDKDILEATDPYVPLRDYMTAERHMPSDKPGLIMRRMLVAAADADIAPVGAQGDD encoded by the coding sequence ATGAATCTGACCGATATCCCCGCGTTGCGCCGGTACTGGTATCCGCTCTGCCAGGATTCCGATCTCGATAAAGGCCCGCTCGCCCAGCGTTTGCTCGGCGTCGATTTGGTCTTGTGGAAAAGCGACGACGGCAAGCCCAACGCGGTGCGCGATCGCTGCCCGCATCGCACCGCCAAATTGTCGCGCGGCTTTGTGGAGAATGGCGCGATCGTTTGCGGCTATCACGGCTGGGCGTTCGAAGGCTCGGGCAAATGCGTGAAAATTCCGCAGCGCGCGGACCCGGCCGCCACCGGCAAAATGCGTGTCGATGCGTTCCACGCCCAGACCTATGGCGGGCATGTGTGGGTGGCGCTCGAAACGCCCGTCGAAGACATTCCCGTATTCGCCGAGGACGGCGATCCTTCGTGGCGACGCATCCCCGAATTCGTCGAGAACTGGGCGTGCAGCGCGCTGCGCGTGATGGAGAACGAATTCGACAACGCGCATATCGAATACGTGCACCAAGCGACGTTCGGCAACACGCGCGATCCGATTCCGGCGGAGAACGAGATCGAGGAATTCGCCGGCGGTTTCGTGGCGCGCGCGGTGGTGCGCGCGGCAAACCGCAAGATCGGCGCGGATTACACCGGTGCGACGGGCGAGCTCACCACGCGGACCACGGTGCATCGTTATTGGTTCCCGTTCCTGCGCAAGCTGGAACTCACGTTTCCGAACGGGCTATGCCACCGCATCGTGACCGCGACCGTGCCGGTGGACGATGCGCATACGCGCCTCGTGCAATGGGTCTATCGCAACGATACCGACGCCGACGTGCCCGCCGAGAAGGCCATCGCCTTCGACCGCGCGGTGACGCTGGAGGATAAGGACATCCTCGAAGCGACCGATCCCTATGTGCCGTTGCGCGATTACATGACCGCCGAGCGCCACATGCCGTCGGACAAGCCGGGCCTGATCATGCGCCGCATGCTGGTCGCGGCGGCGGACGCGGATATCGCGCCCGTAGGGGCCCAAGGCGACGATTGA
- a CDS encoding N-acetylmuramoyl-L-alanine amidase, with amino-acid sequence MKLETQPSPNFDARPDGVAPEFLVLHYTDTKDRAESLSYLLDPAKQVSAHYLIDMDGTILALVPEDKRAWHAGVSCWRGKRDVNARSIGIEIQNPGHRLGYRDYPAIQIDAVIELCRAIVDRHGIAPRDVVGHSDVAPSRKKDPGELFPWERLAEAGIGLFPSNVARRHRSTRDFGPGESDDAVTDAQNLLARFGYDIEATGTLDNATHAVMVAFQRRFRPWKFDGRLDGETHARLRALVAML; translated from the coding sequence GTGAAGCTCGAAACGCAGCCCTCGCCGAATTTCGACGCGCGGCCCGACGGTGTGGCGCCCGAATTCCTGGTGCTGCATTACACGGACACCAAGGATCGCGCGGAAAGCCTGTCCTATCTGCTCGATCCCGCCAAACAGGTCAGCGCGCATTATCTGATCGACATGGACGGCACGATCCTGGCGCTGGTGCCCGAAGATAAGCGCGCTTGGCATGCCGGCGTGTCGTGCTGGCGGGGCAAGCGCGACGTCAATGCGCGTTCGATCGGCATCGAGATCCAGAATCCCGGCCATCGCCTCGGCTATCGCGATTATCCGGCCATCCAGATCGATGCGGTGATCGAACTTTGCCGCGCGATCGTCGACCGGCACGGTATCGCGCCGCGCGATGTCGTCGGCCATTCGGACGTGGCGCCGTCGCGCAAGAAGGATCCCGGTGAGTTATTTCCGTGGGAACGCCTCGCCGAAGCCGGGATCGGGCTTTTTCCGTCCAACGTCGCGCGCCGCCATCGCAGCACGCGCGATTTCGGGCCCGGCGAATCCGACGACGCGGTGACGGACGCGCAAAATCTGCTGGCGCGCTTCGGCTACGACATCGAAGCGACCGGCACGCTGGACAACGCGACGCACGCCGTGATGGTCGCCTTCCAGCGCCGCTTCCGGCCCTGGAAATTCGACGGACGGCTCGACGGCGAAACCCATGCGCGGCTGCGCGCCCTCGTCGCGATGCTCTGA
- a CDS encoding EamA family transporter, producing MRPIDSALTVGIMMIWGLNFVVAKLALAELPAIFTMSLRFALVAILLLPFVKMPSRQDMKAIALLGFTLGGLHFSSMFTGMKNLDAGLAAIATQSQVPFAALLSAVILKDYPGWRRWTGMGLAFFGIWLATGGAVSGAAPFYVGLVLFASFMWAVANFQFKSLTHIDGFTLNAYTALWSVPFQVAFSAMLETGQIEAFVNASWRAYAGVVFMSVMITICTYWMWYRMLRRYSVNVTMPYTLLVPVFGVMAGVIFNGDDLGWRMIAGTAATIAGVAIIVLRRPADVGGESTSKMS from the coding sequence ATGAGACCGATCGACTCCGCCCTGACCGTCGGGATCATGATGATCTGGGGCCTCAATTTCGTCGTCGCGAAATTGGCGCTCGCGGAATTGCCGGCGATCTTCACCATGTCGCTGCGCTTCGCGCTGGTGGCGATCTTGCTGCTGCCCTTCGTGAAGATGCCGAGCCGCCAGGACATGAAGGCGATCGCCTTGCTCGGTTTCACGCTGGGCGGCTTGCATTTCTCGTCGATGTTCACCGGCATGAAGAATCTCGACGCCGGGCTCGCCGCCATCGCGACGCAAAGCCAGGTGCCGTTCGCGGCCCTGCTCTCCGCCGTCATCCTCAAGGATTATCCCGGCTGGCGGCGCTGGACCGGCATGGGCCTCGCGTTCTTCGGCATCTGGCTCGCGACCGGCGGCGCCGTTTCGGGGGCGGCACCTTTCTATGTCGGGCTGGTGCTGTTCGCGTCGTTCATGTGGGCGGTCGCGAATTTCCAGTTCAAGTCGCTCACCCATATCGACGGCTTCACCCTCAACGCCTATACGGCGTTGTGGAGCGTGCCGTTCCAGGTCGCGTTCTCCGCGATGCTGGAAACCGGGCAGATCGAAGCCTTCGTCAACGCGTCGTGGCGCGCTTACGCCGGCGTCGTTTTCATGTCGGTGATGATCACCATCTGCACCTATTGGATGTGGTACCGCATGTTGCGCCGCTATTCGGTCAACGTGACGATGCCCTATACGCTGCTGGTGCCCGTGTTCGGCGTGATGGCGGGCGTCATCTTCAACGGCGACGATCTGGGCTGGCGGATGATCGCGGGCACGGCCGCGACCATCGCGGGCGTCGCGATCATCGTGCTGCGCCGCCCGGCCGATGTCGGCGGCGAGTCGACGAGCAAGATGTCGTGA
- a CDS encoding TerB family tellurite resistance protein produces MSIWGSLLGGTAGYALGGPLGALIGLAAGHAVDRVLRANKSPESEQEKRKIAFTIATVALAAKMAKADGAVCDREKAAFARIFHFDPAERANVERVFDFAARSTHGFEAYARQVAGLFDKGAPALEELLDCLFHIASADHAITEDELEYLRAVATHLGLDEGVYRAIRQAHIGPDANDPYEVLGVSPQADLDEIKRVWREQARLHHPDVLTGQGMPAEFVALAEKRLAAINAAYENILERRNAA; encoded by the coding sequence ATGTCGATCTGGGGAAGTTTGTTGGGGGGCACGGCGGGTTATGCGCTGGGCGGCCCTTTGGGCGCGCTGATCGGGCTCGCCGCCGGCCATGCGGTCGATCGCGTCTTGCGCGCGAACAAATCGCCGGAGAGCGAACAGGAGAAGCGCAAAATCGCCTTCACCATCGCGACCGTGGCGCTGGCCGCGAAAATGGCCAAAGCCGACGGCGCGGTGTGCGATCGCGAAAAAGCCGCCTTCGCGCGCATCTTCCATTTCGATCCGGCCGAGCGCGCGAATGTCGAGCGCGTTTTCGATTTCGCCGCGCGTTCGACGCACGGCTTCGAAGCCTATGCGCGCCAAGTGGCCGGGCTATTCGACAAGGGCGCCCCGGCGCTGGAAGAATTGCTCGACTGCCTTTTTCATATCGCGAGCGCCGATCACGCGATCACCGAGGACGAGCTTGAGTATCTGCGCGCGGTCGCGACCCATCTCGGTCTCGACGAAGGCGTCTATCGCGCGATCCGCCAGGCGCATATCGGGCCCGACGCGAACGATCCGTACGAAGTTTTGGGCGTCTCGCCGCAGGCCGATCTCGACGAGATCAAGCGCGTGTGGCGCGAACAGGCGCGCCTGCATCATCCGGATGTGCTGACCGGCCAAGGCATGCCCGCCGAATTCGTGGCGCTGGCCGAGAAGCGCTTGGCCGCGATCAACGCCGCCTATGAGAACATTCTCGAACGGCGGAACGCGGCATGA
- a CDS encoding ABC transporter ATP-binding protein, producing MRTVEAPALSDSNVLLSVEDLHVHFVTSRGVVRAVEGVSYQVRRGEVLAIVGESGCGKSVSSLAIMRLLAKPAGRVVHGKIMFEGVNLLDLTDEEMRERRGRDISMIFQEPMTSLNPVLPIGLQIMEPLFIHLKMTEEQARARAVELLSLVGITDPERRLDQYPHQFSGGMRQRVMIAIGLACNPKLIIADEPTTALDVTIQAQILELMKELSRKLNIALVIITHNLGVVARYADRVNVMYAARVVEKGTADDVFLRPRHPYAMGLMRSVPRLDRPRGAKLETIEGLPPNLLDPPKGCRFAARCQFRADICANDPALEEIEPGHLSACLRAKEIAAGEIGREKPVIEAGGKREGRAGEKLLSVSGLKKFFEVSRKTGTFSSVKSEVRAVNDVSFDISPGETLGLVGESGCGKTTVGRLILRLETPTEGSITFKGQDISKLGAAELRPIRRKIQVIFQDPYSSLNPRMTIGQIIAEPLLVYKIVPDAAAAKKRVAELLEAVGLFAYMAERYPHEMSGGQRQRVGIARALAMEPECIVCDEPVSALDVSIQGQIINLLENLQKKLGLTYLFIAHDLAVVRHISDRVAVMYLGRMMELADGDALYAEPLHPYTKALLDAAPIPDPAIEKSRAARTLGGEIPSPLRPPSGCVFHTRCPLADDACKATIPEIREVKPGHLVACLKV from the coding sequence ATGCGAACAGTCGAGGCGCCCGCTTTGAGCGATTCCAACGTTCTGTTGTCGGTCGAGGATTTGCACGTCCATTTCGTCACGTCGCGCGGCGTCGTGCGCGCGGTCGAGGGTGTGTCCTATCAGGTCCGGCGCGGCGAAGTCCTGGCGATCGTCGGTGAATCGGGCTGCGGAAAATCCGTGTCGTCGCTGGCGATCATGCGCTTGCTGGCGAAGCCCGCCGGACGCGTCGTCCACGGCAAGATCATGTTCGAGGGCGTCAATCTTCTCGACCTGACCGACGAGGAGATGCGCGAGCGGCGCGGCCGCGACATCTCGATGATCTTCCAGGAGCCGATGACGAGCCTCAACCCGGTCCTGCCGATCGGGCTGCAGATCATGGAGCCGCTGTTCATCCATCTGAAGATGACGGAGGAACAGGCGCGCGCCCGGGCGGTGGAATTGCTCTCGCTGGTCGGCATCACCGATCCCGAACGCCGGCTCGACCAATATCCGCATCAATTCTCCGGCGGCATGCGCCAGCGCGTGATGATCGCGATCGGGCTTGCCTGCAACCCCAAGCTCATCATCGCCGACGAGCCGACGACCGCCCTCGACGTCACCATCCAGGCGCAGATCCTGGAGTTGATGAAGGAATTGTCGCGCAAGCTCAACATCGCGCTGGTCATCATCACGCATAACCTTGGCGTCGTTGCGCGCTACGCCGATCGCGTCAACGTGATGTACGCCGCGCGCGTGGTGGAAAAGGGCACGGCGGACGACGTGTTCCTGCGCCCGCGCCATCCTTATGCGATGGGCCTGATGCGCTCGGTCCCGCGCCTCGACCGGCCGCGCGGGGCGAAGCTCGAAACCATCGAAGGCTTGCCGCCCAATCTGCTCGACCCGCCCAAGGGCTGCCGATTTGCGGCACGCTGCCAGTTCCGCGCCGATATCTGCGCGAACGATCCCGCACTCGAGGAAATCGAGCCCGGGCATTTGTCGGCATGCTTGCGCGCCAAGGAAATCGCCGCGGGCGAAATCGGCCGCGAGAAGCCCGTCATCGAAGCCGGCGGCAAACGCGAAGGCCGCGCGGGCGAGAAATTGCTCTCGGTCAGCGGCCTCAAGAAATTCTTCGAAGTGTCGCGCAAGACCGGCACGTTCAGCTCGGTCAAAAGCGAAGTGCGCGCGGTCAACGACGTGTCGTTCGATATCTCGCCCGGCGAAACTTTGGGGCTCGTCGGCGAATCCGGCTGCGGCAAGACGACCGTCGGCCGTTTGATCCTGCGTCTGGAAACGCCGACCGAAGGATCGATCACGTTCAAGGGCCAGGATATCTCCAAACTCGGTGCGGCCGAGCTCCGGCCCATCCGCCGCAAGATCCAGGTGATTTTCCAGGACCCGTATTCCTCGCTCAATCCGCGCATGACGATCGGCCAGATCATCGCCGAACCGCTGCTCGTCTATAAAATCGTGCCCGACGCCGCCGCCGCCAAAAAGCGTGTGGCCGAATTGCTCGAAGCCGTCGGCCTGTTCGCTTATATGGCCGAGCGTTATCCGCACGAAATGTCGGGCGGCCAGCGCCAGCGCGTGGGGATCGCGCGCGCCTTGGCGATGGAGCCCGAATGCATCGTCTGCGACGAGCCCGTCTCGGCGCTCGACGTGTCGATCCAAGGCCAGATCATCAATCTGCTGGAGAACCTCCAGAAGAAGCTCGGCCTCACATACCTCTTCATTGCCCACGATCTGGCGGTGGTGCGCCATATCTCGGATCGCGTCGCGGTCATGTATCTGGGCCGGATGATGGAGCTCGCCGACGGCGACGCGCTCTATGCCGAGCCGCTGCATCCCTATACGAAGGCGCTGCTCGACGCCGCCCCCATTCCCGATCCGGCGATCGAGAAATCGCGCGCCGCGCGCACGTTGGGCGGGGAAATCCCGTCGCCCTTGCGTCCGCCGTCGGGTTGCGTGTTCCACACGCGCTGCCCGCTGGCCGACGATGCCTGCAAAGCCACCATTCCCGAAATCCGCGAGGTCAAACCCGGCCATCTTGTGGCTTGTCTAAAAGTTTGA